In one window of Bos taurus isolate L1 Dominette 01449 registration number 42190680 breed Hereford chromosome 4, ARS-UCD2.0, whole genome shotgun sequence DNA:
- the GBX1 gene encoding homeobox protein GBX-1, with amino-acid sequence YLSSRLSVFPNLFPLCPACVPPVSSPPCLSLLRLARCPRLAPVPCATSNLSAFSSPPPQPDPTLTPPRWPPLPTAEGKVYSSDEEKLEAPAGDPAGSEQEEEGSGADSEDDAFLDSSAGGPGALLGPKPKLKGGLGTAVEEGAPSTGVPAPGGKSRRRRTAFTSEQLLELEKEFHCKKYLSLTERSQIAHALKLSEVQVKIWFQNRRAKWKRIKAGNVSSRSGEPVRNPKIVVPIPVHVNRFAVRSQHQQMEQGARP; translated from the coding sequence TACCTTTCTTCCCGTCTCTCTGTCTTCCCAAACCTCTTCCCACTCTGCCCTGCCTGTGTGCCTCCTGTCTCATCCCCTCCATGTCTGTCTCTCCTCCGGCTGGCACGCTGTCCACGCCTGGCCCCGGTTCCATGTGCCACCTCCAACCTGTCTGCCTTCTCCTCGCCTCCACCCCAACCCGATCCCACCCTGACCCCACCCCGTTGGCCCCCACTCCCCACAGCAGAGGGGAAGGTGTACAGCTCCGATGAGGAAAAGCTGGAGGCACCCGCAGGAGACCCAGCAGGCAgtgagcaggaggaagagggctCGGGCGCGGACAGTGAGGATGACGCCTTTCTGGACAGTTCTGCCGGGGGCCCCGGGGCCCTCCTGGGACCTAAACCGAAGCTGAAGGGTGGCCTGGGGACCGCAGTGGAGGAGGGGGCACCCTCGACAGGAGTCCCGGCCCCTGGGGGCAAGAGCCGGAGGCGCCGCACGGCCTTCACCAGCGAGCAGCTCCTGGAGCTGGAGAAGGAGTTCCACTGCAAGAAGTACCTCTCGCTGACCGAGCGCTCCCAGATCGCGCACGCCCTCAAGCTCAGCGAGGTGCAGGTCAAGATCTGGTTTCAGAACCGGCGGGCCAAGTGGAAGCGCATCAAAGCTGGGAACGTGAGCAGCCGCTCTGGGGAGCCCGTGAGAAACCCCAAGATCGTGGTCCCCATACCCGTGCACGTCAACAGGTTTGCCGTGAGGAGCCAGCACCAACAGATGGAGCAGGGGGCCAGGCCCTGA